The Malus sylvestris chromosome 8, drMalSylv7.2, whole genome shotgun sequence genomic interval AGGCACGACATGAGGTAAaagtatattaattttgaaattttatacaatttattttatattattgattaataaaattttcttaatgttttttttttctttaggagGGTTCTAAGTTCCCACAGATTGACCTGTTCAAGCATGTTTACGTTCATCCCAACAATGAGAACAGTGACCAGCTTTATGTAAGTATATgtaattgttatttttcttatttttatgaatcgttcaaatattatttatattttgttattaaacattatatgttttttctttattattacagGGTGATATGGTGGAAAAGAGCACTGCTATTCTCCAAGAAGCAACATCGCAGCTTCCCCCAGACACCCCGATCGATGACGTCATTGTACCCAAGGATGCAGATGTTCAGATCGTGACTGAGGTCCTGGATCAGAAGTTCGGTCGTCGTCATGGTAAGGTTGTTCGGTGTACGGGGAAGGTGGGGGTTCGTGAAACGGGTGCCTCTTCTTCCAGATTGTCCATAAGAGAGGTCAATTCCTTGAAGGAGGAAATAACAATCCTAAGAGGTCAGGTTGCGGCCCAGGGCGACCACATTAGGGCCCAGGACGAGAGGATGAATATGATTGTTCAGGCCTTAGTGAGGTCCGGCCTCCAAATCCCGACGATGCCAGCACCTAATGTTGCTCCACCTTCGACTTCCCAGCCATTTTGCCCAGACGATACCGAGTAGCATGATGTATTAAACTTAGAAGACttgtagttttttatttttttgttcggacaaacgtacattttcatatattctataattatttactttttcttggtttattaattattttttagaatttaattataatatttattaaaaattaaaaaaaaatataaatgacaaaaaataaataaataaataaaactttgcgcgacgcagtgcCTACCTACGTCGCACAAAGTAttttttgactttgcgcgacgacggTCCTATGTCGCGCAAAGTATTTTTTGTACTAGTGCAAGTATTATCGATGCAACATGTTGATATATACCTAGCATTCATTACATCAAATAAACACAAAAGGAATCCGTCCCAAATATTTGAAACATCTTCGCATGTATGTTTTTTAGACCTGAGTGATTCTGGTTCGTCGCTATTTCCATCCGCCCCGTGGGTGTGTTGTGTGTCCGCCCGTGTGttgcatatatgtgtgtgtcacACCTCTTCTAGCACCATCTAATACGTGATATTGTTGAGTGTTACAAACATTGTTCCCCACTAAAACCAGTCTTAGCAGCCATGAAGATAATTCTCCAAAAAGTTGATTCCTAATTGCACATGTACGTGGTAATGGGGCagtagctagctagctagtccATCAACCTAACACGTACTCAACATTTCCTTTCTTATCCACGATGTTATTTGTTAGATTGTTTGAAAGTATAAGATGTTTATATTGTTAGAATATGAATCTGATAAAATGCTAAGAttgattttttcctttttcatcgACTATGTTTCACTGTGTATTGGTCATAGTTTGACAATATAAGAAGACAGGATAGCATTATCCAAACATACCTATGCCTAGCCTTTAAGAGTATCTCCAAGAAAAGCTCTAAATAATGTTAAACTAGCAAGTGAACAATATCAAAAAACTATTTTGGTTACTTGGATAAACTTTTCATCTCCAACACTATACTCCCTATTATAACAAActttcaatattttattattaacaatTTAAACTCAACCCACTGATTTTCTAAAACAaacttttctctttcttttcttcttgctCAAGGGTTTACCtttgagttttattatatttttaatatttagctGATGAACCGTTGCTTTGTAAAATAATAGTAATTGTTCATTTTGCTATATTAAAGAATATTTTATACAGTCTGGTGGAGatgtatttttttcatttgactCTTAAAATGGAATTTTGATTGTTTTACGGCACCTCCAAGGGATACTCAAATTTGGATTTTGAATTTTCAGAGAGAGCACACTAATACATCAAATCATGACTAACCTTACAATTAGTTAAGGTGGAGTATACTCTCTACGGCTAATAGAAGACTTAGCGCAAAATCATGCGCAATGATTTTCTaaaattcatatagccgacctcacTTAATTGAATAAGACTtggtggttgttgttgttgttgttgttgtttgaagTGTACTCTCTACAATATTCCATACCAGATTAAAGCACCCATCCAAGTTGATTAGATTGGCACCACCACCATTTCACCACCATACTTGTTCTTAGAATGCTTACAATaagtttgttttctttctaatttcttcaaagcatGAACATATGTAGTACTACTGCCACTGCCTAATTAAGTATTAATGCCTTTGAAAGCTTTAAAGCTTAATCGTACATTTGTGGTTTTATGCATGGTGGGATTAATGGTAAATTTGGGCAGCAGAAACAGACACCTGCCCCTATATTACTGACCATCCTAAGTATATATATCTTCACTAGGATTTCTCTGTCTCAAAACTCCAATCAGCATCGAACACCTCCCCAACTCTGAAAAAAGCAGGGAGTCGAAGAAATTGACACGTCTGGAGGTTGTACACTTTGTGCCCTTCAGTGACATTCGTCCCATGCATGATTGCCACTTAGACGGGCTGCCAAACTTGCcataaaaaaccaaacaaactcGTAACATTGTGTGGGGAGACTTTGTAGCAAGCAAATGTTCGTAGCCTTGTATTTCAATTGTTGGGCATGTGAAGTGTGAAAGCGACGGAGACcaacagagagagagaccaTGACCAACAGGAGATATATTGCATCTGTAGAGGCATACACCAGTCACTCGGCCATTTTGATTTGGACATCATTCAGGTGCGTATATTCGACTTCTGTCGGGAGAATTCGACAGCACTAATAACTTAAGCTACGTCTACAGCCCTAAGAGCTGTATAACATGTGGTCAGGGTTACAGGTGTAGTTCACAAAATGTGGGAAATACATTCTATGTTAAGGCACTCCTCGTCGTTTGTGCATATCTAGTTAGTGCATTTTAAATTAGATGGTAACTAATGTTGTGCAAACACTACATATGGTTTATACAATATTATCGAAGAAAGCTTTGAAACAATTTACCATTTGAATTCGGAAAATTTGGAAGAGTAACCAAAATTTAGATctcatatagaattatagccacgcttttaaatttatgataattataaccaaaagttGATGTGAGAATGAATGTTGAAAACCCGTTTGATAACTACTTTTCGTTTTCAAAAGgctgaaaactaaaaaccaaatttgaaaactcaagaaaaataattttcacttatttattttcaattttaatttttaattttttgaaaactaaaaactgaaagTTGTTGCCAAACCGGAtttcggttttttttattttattttttattttaatgaaaactaaaaacaaaatggttacCAATACCTCCAATTTAGGTAATAGAATAATCATCgtacaagaaaaatgaaaatcttTTATTTCTACAATATTCTGGAATGAACAATGAATATTAACCTACAAAATCGAACAGTAAAGATTGTTTAAAAAGTCGAATACATAATAGACTAAacaatcaaaaaaaaaaacccattacATATATTAAAAGAACTGAGGTGACAGATTGCACCATTGTTTGATTGCTTATTTATTTGTCAAGCTATTCATTGTTTGATTTCACATGTCAAGAAACTCCTACAATGTCATGATGGCATTGgtttaccctttttttatttgctaGATCAACGGACGGTCGCCCCTGCAACAAGAAAGAAGTTCGACACTAGTCACATAAACCACTGAAAGGACATACAGGTCCTTTCCTCATTCCCATTTGGAGAGAGAATCTTTCGTGTATCCtttaaaaatgattgaaaacttgCACTCATATATACCCTACTCATGTCCTGTGCTTTATCGTGCCAAATTTTAATAGGTCTATAGACTATATATTCCCACGTTTGCTCGTACGTTGTAATTGTACATTGCAGCATAATTATTATGTCAATGAGATTCACTCGGAAATCCACCTTATTTCCTTCAGAGTTCCACATGCACCCgaccaaaataaaatttgtgaatATTTCTTTTGCCCAGATCCAAGTAAATTTCGGTTTGTATATGTCAATAGAGCAACGATGGAATTCAAACTCACAACGCATATGTGTGAATTTAAAGTTCTAAAAACCAAGAGTTCTTCTTTCTTCCCCATGCAttttgaaatataaaaaaaaaaggtacgtAGCCGGATGTGATCTCCATGCAATCTCTGTGCCGGCCGGTAATAATCGGTTGATGATAGAACATATGTGTTTTTACCAATGCTATATATCCTAA includes:
- the LOC126633115 gene encoding uncharacterized protein LOC126633115; the protein is MRWESWAKIPEETRTLVRDNLEVVFEMKDISPEVSAYLEETLASRYKDWKSALDTHFQLWESPEIARLQGCPLEYKERREDWEWLCTHFTDPKFLKKSAAGKKARDSKTFLHHSGSKPFSYRVEARHEEGSKFPQIDLFKHVYVHPNNENSDQLYGDMVEKSTAILQEATSQLPPDTPIDDVIVPKDADVQIVTEVLDQKFGRRHGKVVRCTGKVGVRETGASSSRLSIREVNSLKEEITILRGQVAAQGDHIRAQDERMNMIVQALVRSGLQIPTMPAPNVAPPSTSQPFCPDDTE